ATCTAAAACAATGGCATTAACTTTCTTAGCCAACTCAAGACTTTCGGCATCTTTAATCAAAATACCATTTTCTGCCCCTTTACCAACACCCACCATAATGGCGGTAGGCGTGGCCAATCCCAAAGCACAAGGACAAGCAATAACCAATACGGTAACGGCTGCTAACAATCCTTGTACGATACCATTATCACCACCCAAAATAAACCACAAAATAAAAGTAAGTATCGCAATGCCAATCACTACCGGTACGAAAATACCTGCAATCTTATCAACCAATTTTTGTACAGGAGCTTTACTGCCTTGCGCATCCTGCACCATTTTAATAATTTGGGCAAGCATGGTTTCTTTACCTACTTTCACTGCTTTAAATTGAAAACTCCCTTTTTGATTAATGGTTCCGGCAAATACTTTTTCATTTTCTTGCTTTAATACCGGTACAGGTTCGCCACTCAGCATACTTTCATCAACATACGAATTGCCAGAAGTAACCATTCCGTCGACTGCAATTTTTTCGCCAGGTTTTACCAGGATGATATCATCTACATGTACATCTTCAATAGCTGTTTGTTTTTCTGTTCCGTCTGGAGCTATAACCATGACTGTTTTTGGCTGTAAACCCATCAGCTTTTTGATGGCAGTAGAGGTGTTGCCTTTGGCTTTTTCTTCTAATAATTTACCCAAAAGAATAAATGCGATAATGACCGCTGCAGCTTCAAAATAAACATGCGCATGCAATCCTCTCTGCTGCCAGAAATCCATAAAAAACATGTTAAATACACTGAATAAATAGGCAATCCCTGTGCTTAATGCGACCAAGGTATCCATATTTGCAGAACGGTGTTTGGCTTGTTTCCATGCATTGATGAAAAAATCTTTACCCAGCCAAAGTACGACAGGAGTAGAAAATGCCCACATAATTTCGTTGCCATAAGGCATATCCATAAAAAACATGCCGATGGCTACAACGGGTAATGACAATATAACCGCCCAAATTGTTTTGTTTTGTAACTTTTTGAATTTCTCTGCATGGATGGTCTCCAAAGATTCCTGTTGCTTTGCTTCATCAACAATAAGCAAATCATAACCAACGCTTTGAACTGCTTTTTGCAGTTTGGTAGCGTCTGTCATATTGGGAAGGTATTCAACTGTTAGATTTCCTGTTGCGTAGTTGACAGAAGCGTCAATCACACCAGGTTCATAGGTTACGATACTTTCGGCACTGCCCGCACAAGAAGCACAGGTCATCCCCAAAACGGGGAAAGAATTTTTAACGGTGGGAACGCCATAACCTAAGTCTTTAACCGCTTTTACGGCTTTACCAATGGTTTCGGTATTTGTAACAGTAATCGCTGCTCTGCGGTTGTTGATTTCTACTTTTTGAGATTCAATACCATCAACTTTTGCCAATCCTTTTTCAACGATTAATGCGCAATGTTCGCTTTCTACATCTTCTAAAGGAATGTAAACGGTCTCTTTATTGTTATTTGTTGCCATAATTTCTATTGCTTTATTTGCAATACAAAATTGGCGATAATACAGAAAATACTTATTGTGGAATTATGGAATTGATTTGTAAGATTTACTAAACCTTATCCAATGGTTTGCGTTTTTCTTCCTTTATTTGTTTGAAGTGACTCGGCGTTAATCCG
The sequence above is a segment of the Chryseobacterium turcicum genome. Coding sequences within it:
- a CDS encoding heavy metal translocating P-type ATPase, whose product is MATNNNKETVYIPLEDVESEHCALIVEKGLAKVDGIESQKVEINNRRAAITVTNTETIGKAVKAVKDLGYGVPTVKNSFPVLGMTCASCAGSAESIVTYEPGVIDASVNYATGNLTVEYLPNMTDATKLQKAVQSVGYDLLIVDEAKQQESLETIHAEKFKKLQNKTIWAVILSLPVVAIGMFFMDMPYGNEIMWAFSTPVVLWLGKDFFINAWKQAKHRSANMDTLVALSTGIAYLFSVFNMFFMDFWQQRGLHAHVYFEAAAVIIAFILLGKLLEEKAKGNTSTAIKKLMGLQPKTVMVIAPDGTEKQTAIEDVHVDDIILVKPGEKIAVDGMVTSGNSYVDESMLSGEPVPVLKQENEKVFAGTINQKGSFQFKAVKVGKETMLAQIIKMVQDAQGSKAPVQKLVDKIAGIFVPVVIGIAILTFILWFILGGDNGIVQGLLAAVTVLVIACPCALGLATPTAIMVGVGKGAENGILIKDAESLELAKKVNAIVLDKTGTITQGRPEVTSIQWLNNDDATKTILLSIEKQSEHPLAEAVVKHLAGVATTTLSNFDSITGKGAKATHDNETYFVGNKKLLAENNIAISESLQNQSDEWGKQSKTVIWFANSQQALSVIAISDKIKETSVQAIKEMQEMGIELYMLTGDNEATAKAIAEQTGILHYKAEVLPQHKADFVKELQQQGKVVAMVGDGINDSTALATADVSIAMGKGSDIAMDVAKMTIISSDLTKIPQAIRLSKQTVATIKQNLFWAFIYNLIGIPLAAGILYPINGFLLNPMIAGAAMALSSISVVTNSLRLKWKK